The Sebastes umbrosus isolate fSebUmb1 chromosome 23, fSebUmb1.pri, whole genome shotgun sequence genome contains a region encoding:
- the itih2 gene encoding inter-alpha-trypsin inhibitor heavy chain H2 isoform X2, which produces MKRLMLLILGLLLLQQGRCFEFVIDGEWEDERSEIRDHRERHRRAILTSEEQEDFEAIRGDDITVRSYKVESRITSRFVHTTVRSSVVNSGSKSQSIGFNVQIPKQAFITNFTMNVNGIIFVGSVKEKTVARNLYTQARARGKAAGIVRSNSQDMETFKTEVHVPPGSNIEFELHYQEMMHRKMGSYEHTLYLQPGRLVPQLQVDVYIYEPKGISKVEAPNTLGEQFAELIKVTSSKDKAHIVFKPTLLEQKKCHNCTGSAIDGVFTVKYDVTRDSNAGELQVSDGHFVHFFAPSNLSPLPKNIVFVIDVSGSMWGVKMKQTVLAMQTILDDMTMDDHFNIIDFNHNVHCWSEELVAGTPIQIADAKAYIQNIKPHGGTNINEALMRAIQMLIKASNGGLIDPRSVSMIILVSDGDPTVGEIKLSTIQKNVKRVMREEFSLFSLGIGFDVDYDFLERIAMENRGTAQRIYANHDTAEQLRIFYSQVSSPLLRKIVVQFPEDSVSDVTQNRFDKYFSGSELVVAGKVLSSDSPTLTSFTTASAARLDITLETEGDSAALDTQLAQQQHSFTGFARQMWAYITIKQLFAERSLAPTAVKKRKITQRILTLAMEHQFVTPLTAMLVESEDTKERLLADSPKDPKHGCCMGGGASGGGGSASSGPAPVRVVYQPPPWVQMTTPAPEGMHATGHEEWTLPPQVNLVDNDPHFIVHLPTSNMDVCFNIDSTPGHILNLVTDSGTGVVVNGQLVGSKNVPKSKLSTYFGTISVYYQPEGISVTVGTDSIVMTDGSRNHSFTWGSTAEITQDGVRISIVKNSRVSIILNNNIRVMVLLHRVWKKNPVNVDFLGVYIPNDNQYSPLVHGLIGQFSREPEVNVYDVHAGVDPLKKEATMEVKGNTLLVTRGWQKDYRRDKKRGSSIYCWFIHNSGKGFIDGHYTDYIVPNLNSFLQMP; this is translated from the exons ATGAAGCGTCTGATGCTGCTGATTCTGGGGCTCCTGCTCCTCCAACAGGGCCGCTGCTTTGAGTTCGTTATAGATGGAGAATGGGAGGATGAGAGG TCAGAAATACGGGACCATCGGGAGAGACACAGG agagcGATATTGACCAGCGAGGAGCAGGAAGACTTTGAG GCAATCCGTGGAGATGACATCACTGTCAGGAGCTACAAGGTGGAAAGTCGCATCACTTCGCGATTTGTCCACACCACCGTCAGGAGCTCGGTGGTCAACTCGGGCTCCAAGTCCCAGAGCATCGGCTTCAACGTCCAGATCCCCAAACAAGCTTTCATCACCAACTTCACCAT GAATGTGAATGGAATAATATTTGTGGGCTCGGTGAAGGAGAAGACGGTGGCCAGGAACCTGTACACCCAGGCCAGAGCCAGAGGCAAGGCGGCGGGCATCGTCAG GTCAAATTCCCAGGACATGGAGACGTTTAAGACAGAAGTCCATGTTCCTCCAGGCAGTAACATTGAGTTTGAGCTCCACTACCAGGAGATGATGCACAGGAAGATGGGTTCCTATGAGCACACACTGTACCTGCAGCCTGGGAGGCTGGTGCCACAGCTCCAG GTGGATGTGTACATCTATGAGCCGAAGGGAATTTCCAAGGTAGAAGCACCAAACACCCTCGGAGAGCAGTTTGCAGAGCTGATCAAAGTTACATCATCCAAAGACAAG GCTCATATTGTCTTCAAGCCAACCCTCCTGGAGCAGAAAAAGTGTCACAATTGCACCGGAAGCGCTATAGACGGCGTCTTTACTGTTAAATATGATGTGACCAGAGACAGCAATGCCGGGGAACTACAG GTGTCAGATGGCCACTTTGTCCACTTCTTCGCTCCTTCCAACCTCTCACCTCTTcccaaaaacattgtgtttgtcATTGATGTCAGTGGATCCATGTGGGGGGTCAAGATGAAGCAG ACAGTGCTGGCCATGCAGACTATTTTGGATGACATGACCATGGATGACCACTTCAACATCATCGACTTCAACCACAATGTGCATTGCTGGAGTGAGGAGCTGGTCGCCGGCACCCCCATTCAGATCGCAGACGCCAAGGCGTACATCCAGAACATCAAACCCCACGGAG GTACCAACATCAACGAGGCACTGATGAGAGCTATCCAGATGCTGATAAAGGCGTCCAATGGGGGGCTCATCGACCCTCGCTCCGTCTCCATGATCATCCTGGTGTCTGACGGAGACCCCACTGTGG GCGAGATCAAGCTGAGCACCATCCAGAAGAATGTGAAGCGGGTGATGAGGGAGGAGTTTTCTCTCTTCTCGCTGGGCATCGGTTTCGACGTGGACTACGACTTCCTGGAGCGTATCGCCATGGAGAACAGGGGCACTGCTCAGAGGATCTACGCCAACCATGACACAGCAGAACAGCTACGG ATATTTTACAGCCaggtctcctctcctctgctgagGAAGATCGTCGTTCAGTTCCCAGAGGACTCGGTATCAGACGTCACCCAGAACCGCTTTGATAAATACTTCAGTGGTTCGGAGCTGGTGGTGGCCGGGAAGGTGCTGTCGTCTGACAGCCCCACCCTGACCAGCTTCACCACCGCGTCTGCT GCCCGGCTGGACATCACCCTGGAGACGGAGGGTGACTCTGCGGCTCTGGACACGCAGCTGGCCCAGCAGCAGCACTCGTTCACAGGCTTCGCCAGACAGATGTGGGCCTACATCACCATCAAGCAGTTGTTCGCTGAAAG GTCTCTGGCTCCCACGGCTGTCAAGAAGAGGAAGATCACCCAGCGGATTCTGACGTTGGCCATGGAGCATCAGTTCGTCACTCCTCTCACCGCTATGCTGGTGGAGAGCGAGGACACCAAGGAGAGGCTGCTGGCCGACTCGCCGAAGGACCCCAAGCATGGCTGCTGCATGG GAGGAGGGGcatcaggaggaggaggctcgGCGTCCTCTGGTCCAGCTCCGGTGCGTGTGGTCTACCAGCCTCCACCGTGGGTACAGATGACCACTCCGGCGCCTGAGGGTATGCATGCGACGGGTCACGAAGAGTGGACCTTGCCTCCACAGGTTAATttag TGGATAACGACCCTCACTTCATCGTCCACCTGCCCACAAGCAACATGGACGTCTGCTTCAACATCGACTCCACACCCGGACACATCCTCAACCTGGTGACTGACAGTGGAACAG GTGTGGTGGTGAACGGTCAGTTGGTCGGCTCTAAGAACGTGCCCAAAAGCAAACTGAGCACCTACTTCGGCACCATCTCCGTCTACTACCAGCCTGAAGGAATCAGCGTGACCGTCGGCACCGACAGCATCGTCATGACTGACGGCAGCAGGAACCACTCCTTCACCTGGGGGTCCACGGCTGAGATCACACAGGATGG tgtgagGATTTCCATCGTGAAGAACTCTCGTGTTTCCatcatattaaataataatatccgGGTGATGGTGTTACTTCACCGTGTGTGGAAGAAAAATCCCGTCAATGTTGACTTCCTCGGCGTCTACATTCCCAACGACAATCAGTACTCCCCTCTGGTCCATGGACTCATAG GTCAGTTTTCCAGAGAGCCTGAGGTGAACGTGTACGACGTGCACGCAGGAGTCGACCCTCTGAAGAAGGAGGCCACCATGGAGGTGAAGGGCAACACGCTGCTCGTCACCAG GGGCTGGCAGAAGGATTACAGACGCGATAAGAAGCGCGGCTCGAGCATCTACTGCTGGTTCATACACAACAGTGGGAAGGGCTTCATCGACGGCCACTACACCGACTACATCGTCCCGAATCTCAACAGCTTCCTGCAGATGCCCTGA
- the itih2 gene encoding inter-alpha-trypsin inhibitor heavy chain H2 isoform X3, with amino-acid sequence MKRLMLLILGLLLLQQGRCFEFVIDGEWEDERSDVQDHQERHKRAILTSEEQEDFEAIRGDDITVRSYKVESRITSRFVHTTVRSSVVNSGSKSQSIGFNVQIPKQAFITNFTMNVNGIIFVGSVKEKTVARNLYTQARARGKAAGIVRSNSQDMETFKTEVHVPPGSNIEFELHYQEMMHRKMGSYEHTLYLQPGRLVPQLQVDVYIYEPKGISKVEAPNTLGEQFAELIKVTSSKDKAHIVFKPTLLEQKKCHNCTGSAIDGVFTVKYDVTRDSNAGELQVSDGHFVHFFAPSNLSPLPKNIVFVIDVSGSMWGVKMKQTVLAMQTILDDMTMDDHFNIIDFNHNVHCWSEELVAGTPIQIADAKAYIQNIKPHGGTNINEALMRAIQMLIKASNGGLIDPRSVSMIILVSDGDPTVGEIKLSTIQKNVKRVMREEFSLFSLGIGFDVDYDFLERIAMENRGTAQRIYANHDTAEQLRIFYSQVSSPLLRKIVVQFPEDSVSDVTQNRFDKYFSGSELVVAGKVLSSDSPTLTSFTTASAARLDITLETEGDSAALDTQLAQQQHSFTGFARQMWAYITIKQLFAERSLAPTAVKKRKITQRILTLAMEHQFVTPLTAMLVESEDTKERLLADSPKDPKHGCCMGGGASGGGGSASSGPAPVRVVYQPPPWVQMTTPAPEGMHATGHEEWTLPPQVNLVDNDPHFIVHLPTSNMDVCFNIDSTPGHILNLVTDSGTGVVVNGQLVGSKNVPKSKLSTYFGTISVYYQPEGISVTVGTDSIVMTDGSRNHSFTWGSTAEITQDGVRISIVKNSRVSIILNNNIRVMVLLHRVWKKNPVNVDFLGVYIPNDNQYSPLVHGLIGQFSREPEVNVYDVHAGVDPLKKEATMEVKGNTLLVTRGWQKDYRRDKKRGSSIYCWFIHNSGKGFIDGHYTDYIVPNLNSFLQMP; translated from the exons ATGAAGCGTCTGATGCTGCTGATTCTGGGGCTCCTGCTCCTCCAACAGGGCCGCTGCTTTGAGTTCGTTATAGATGGAGAATGGGAGGATGAGAGG TCAGATGTACAGGACCATCAGGAGAGACACAAG agagcGATATTGACCAGCGAGGAGCAGGAAGACTTTGAG GCAATCCGTGGAGATGACATCACTGTCAGGAGCTACAAGGTGGAAAGTCGCATCACTTCGCGATTTGTCCACACCACCGTCAGGAGCTCGGTGGTCAACTCGGGCTCCAAGTCCCAGAGCATCGGCTTCAACGTCCAGATCCCCAAACAAGCTTTCATCACCAACTTCACCAT GAATGTGAATGGAATAATATTTGTGGGCTCGGTGAAGGAGAAGACGGTGGCCAGGAACCTGTACACCCAGGCCAGAGCCAGAGGCAAGGCGGCGGGCATCGTCAG GTCAAATTCCCAGGACATGGAGACGTTTAAGACAGAAGTCCATGTTCCTCCAGGCAGTAACATTGAGTTTGAGCTCCACTACCAGGAGATGATGCACAGGAAGATGGGTTCCTATGAGCACACACTGTACCTGCAGCCTGGGAGGCTGGTGCCACAGCTCCAG GTGGATGTGTACATCTATGAGCCGAAGGGAATTTCCAAGGTAGAAGCACCAAACACCCTCGGAGAGCAGTTTGCAGAGCTGATCAAAGTTACATCATCCAAAGACAAG GCTCATATTGTCTTCAAGCCAACCCTCCTGGAGCAGAAAAAGTGTCACAATTGCACCGGAAGCGCTATAGACGGCGTCTTTACTGTTAAATATGATGTGACCAGAGACAGCAATGCCGGGGAACTACAG GTGTCAGATGGCCACTTTGTCCACTTCTTCGCTCCTTCCAACCTCTCACCTCTTcccaaaaacattgtgtttgtcATTGATGTCAGTGGATCCATGTGGGGGGTCAAGATGAAGCAG ACAGTGCTGGCCATGCAGACTATTTTGGATGACATGACCATGGATGACCACTTCAACATCATCGACTTCAACCACAATGTGCATTGCTGGAGTGAGGAGCTGGTCGCCGGCACCCCCATTCAGATCGCAGACGCCAAGGCGTACATCCAGAACATCAAACCCCACGGAG GTACCAACATCAACGAGGCACTGATGAGAGCTATCCAGATGCTGATAAAGGCGTCCAATGGGGGGCTCATCGACCCTCGCTCCGTCTCCATGATCATCCTGGTGTCTGACGGAGACCCCACTGTGG GCGAGATCAAGCTGAGCACCATCCAGAAGAATGTGAAGCGGGTGATGAGGGAGGAGTTTTCTCTCTTCTCGCTGGGCATCGGTTTCGACGTGGACTACGACTTCCTGGAGCGTATCGCCATGGAGAACAGGGGCACTGCTCAGAGGATCTACGCCAACCATGACACAGCAGAACAGCTACGG ATATTTTACAGCCaggtctcctctcctctgctgagGAAGATCGTCGTTCAGTTCCCAGAGGACTCGGTATCAGACGTCACCCAGAACCGCTTTGATAAATACTTCAGTGGTTCGGAGCTGGTGGTGGCCGGGAAGGTGCTGTCGTCTGACAGCCCCACCCTGACCAGCTTCACCACCGCGTCTGCT GCCCGGCTGGACATCACCCTGGAGACGGAGGGTGACTCTGCGGCTCTGGACACGCAGCTGGCCCAGCAGCAGCACTCGTTCACAGGCTTCGCCAGACAGATGTGGGCCTACATCACCATCAAGCAGTTGTTCGCTGAAAG GTCTCTGGCTCCCACGGCTGTCAAGAAGAGGAAGATCACCCAGCGGATTCTGACGTTGGCCATGGAGCATCAGTTCGTCACTCCTCTCACCGCTATGCTGGTGGAGAGCGAGGACACCAAGGAGAGGCTGCTGGCCGACTCGCCGAAGGACCCCAAGCATGGCTGCTGCATGG GAGGAGGGGcatcaggaggaggaggctcgGCGTCCTCTGGTCCAGCTCCGGTGCGTGTGGTCTACCAGCCTCCACCGTGGGTACAGATGACCACTCCGGCGCCTGAGGGTATGCATGCGACGGGTCACGAAGAGTGGACCTTGCCTCCACAGGTTAATttag TGGATAACGACCCTCACTTCATCGTCCACCTGCCCACAAGCAACATGGACGTCTGCTTCAACATCGACTCCACACCCGGACACATCCTCAACCTGGTGACTGACAGTGGAACAG GTGTGGTGGTGAACGGTCAGTTGGTCGGCTCTAAGAACGTGCCCAAAAGCAAACTGAGCACCTACTTCGGCACCATCTCCGTCTACTACCAGCCTGAAGGAATCAGCGTGACCGTCGGCACCGACAGCATCGTCATGACTGACGGCAGCAGGAACCACTCCTTCACCTGGGGGTCCACGGCTGAGATCACACAGGATGG tgtgagGATTTCCATCGTGAAGAACTCTCGTGTTTCCatcatattaaataataatatccgGGTGATGGTGTTACTTCACCGTGTGTGGAAGAAAAATCCCGTCAATGTTGACTTCCTCGGCGTCTACATTCCCAACGACAATCAGTACTCCCCTCTGGTCCATGGACTCATAG GTCAGTTTTCCAGAGAGCCTGAGGTGAACGTGTACGACGTGCACGCAGGAGTCGACCCTCTGAAGAAGGAGGCCACCATGGAGGTGAAGGGCAACACGCTGCTCGTCACCAG GGGCTGGCAGAAGGATTACAGACGCGATAAGAAGCGCGGCTCGAGCATCTACTGCTGGTTCATACACAACAGTGGGAAGGGCTTCATCGACGGCCACTACACCGACTACATCGTCCCGAATCTCAACAGCTTCCTGCAGATGCCCTGA
- the itih2 gene encoding inter-alpha-trypsin inhibitor heavy chain H2 isoform X1 codes for MRRLLLLLLGIVLLQQGRCFEFVIDGEWEDERSEIRDHRERHRRAILTSEEQEDFEAIRGDDITVRSYKVESRITSRFVHTTVRSSVVNSGSKSQSIGFNVQIPKQAFITNFTMNVNGIIFVGSVKEKTVARNLYTQARARGKAAGIVRSNSQDMETFKTEVHVPPGSNIEFELHYQEMMHRKMGSYEHTLYLQPGRLVPQLQVDVYIYEPKGISKVEAPNTLGEQFAELIKVTSSKDKAHIVFKPTLLEQKKCHNCTGSAIDGVFTVKYDVTRDSNAGELQVSDGHFVHFFAPSNLSPLPKNIVFVIDVSGSMWGVKMKQTVLAMQTILDDMTMDDHFNIIDFNHNVHCWSEELVAGTPIQIADAKAYIQNIKPHGGTNINEALMRAIQMLIKASNGGLIDPRSVSMIILVSDGDPTVGEIKLSTIQKNVKRVMREEFSLFSLGIGFDVDYDFLERIAMENRGTAQRIYANHDTAEQLRIFYSQVSSPLLRKIVVQFPEDSVSDVTQNRFDKYFSGSELVVAGKVLSSDSPTLTSFTTASAARLDITLETEGDSAALDTQLAQQQHSFTGFARQMWAYITIKQLFAERSLAPTAVKKRKITQRILTLAMEHQFVTPLTAMLVESEDTKERLLADSPKDPKHGCCMGGGASGGGGSASSGPAPVRVVYQPPPWVQMTTPAPEGMHATGHEEWTLPPQVNLVDNDPHFIVHLPTSNMDVCFNIDSTPGHILNLVTDSGTGVVVNGQLVGSKNVPKSKLSTYFGTISVYYQPEGISVTVGTDSIVMTDGSRNHSFTWGSTAEITQDGVRISIVKNSRVSIILNNNIRVMVLLHRVWKKNPVNVDFLGVYIPNDNQYSPLVHGLIGQFSREPEVNVYDVHAGVDPLKKEATMEVKGNTLLVTRGWQKDYRRDKKRGSSIYCWFIHNSGKGFIDGHYTDYIVPNLNSFLQMP; via the exons ATGAGGcgtctgctgctgctacttCTGGGGATCGTGCTCCTCCAACAGGGCCGCTGCTTTGAGTTCGTCATAGATGGAGAATGGGAGGATGAGAGG TCAGAAATACGGGACCATCGGGAGAGACACAGG agagcGATATTGACCAGCGAGGAGCAGGAAGACTTTGAG GCAATCCGTGGAGATGACATCACTGTCAGGAGCTACAAGGTGGAAAGTCGCATCACTTCGCGATTTGTCCACACCACCGTCAGGAGCTCGGTGGTCAACTCGGGCTCCAAGTCCCAGAGCATCGGCTTCAACGTCCAGATCCCCAAACAAGCTTTCATCACCAACTTCACCAT GAATGTGAATGGAATAATATTTGTGGGCTCGGTGAAGGAGAAGACGGTGGCCAGGAACCTGTACACCCAGGCCAGAGCCAGAGGCAAGGCGGCGGGCATCGTCAG GTCAAATTCCCAGGACATGGAGACGTTTAAGACAGAAGTCCATGTTCCTCCAGGCAGTAACATTGAGTTTGAGCTCCACTACCAGGAGATGATGCACAGGAAGATGGGTTCCTATGAGCACACACTGTACCTGCAGCCTGGGAGGCTGGTGCCACAGCTCCAG GTGGATGTGTACATCTATGAGCCGAAGGGAATTTCCAAGGTAGAAGCACCAAACACCCTCGGAGAGCAGTTTGCAGAGCTGATCAAAGTTACATCATCCAAAGACAAG GCTCATATTGTCTTCAAGCCAACCCTCCTGGAGCAGAAAAAGTGTCACAATTGCACCGGAAGCGCTATAGACGGCGTCTTTACTGTTAAATATGATGTGACCAGAGACAGCAATGCCGGGGAACTACAG GTGTCAGATGGCCACTTTGTCCACTTCTTCGCTCCTTCCAACCTCTCACCTCTTcccaaaaacattgtgtttgtcATTGATGTCAGTGGATCCATGTGGGGGGTCAAGATGAAGCAG ACAGTGCTGGCCATGCAGACTATTTTGGATGACATGACCATGGATGACCACTTCAACATCATCGACTTCAACCACAATGTGCATTGCTGGAGTGAGGAGCTGGTCGCCGGCACCCCCATTCAGATCGCAGACGCCAAGGCGTACATCCAGAACATCAAACCCCACGGAG GTACCAACATCAACGAGGCACTGATGAGAGCTATCCAGATGCTGATAAAGGCGTCCAATGGGGGGCTCATCGACCCTCGCTCCGTCTCCATGATCATCCTGGTGTCTGACGGAGACCCCACTGTGG GCGAGATCAAGCTGAGCACCATCCAGAAGAATGTGAAGCGGGTGATGAGGGAGGAGTTTTCTCTCTTCTCGCTGGGCATCGGTTTCGACGTGGACTACGACTTCCTGGAGCGTATCGCCATGGAGAACAGGGGCACTGCTCAGAGGATCTACGCCAACCATGACACAGCAGAACAGCTACGG ATATTTTACAGCCaggtctcctctcctctgctgagGAAGATCGTCGTTCAGTTCCCAGAGGACTCGGTATCAGACGTCACCCAGAACCGCTTTGATAAATACTTCAGTGGTTCGGAGCTGGTGGTGGCCGGGAAGGTGCTGTCGTCTGACAGCCCCACCCTGACCAGCTTCACCACCGCGTCTGCT GCCCGGCTGGACATCACCCTGGAGACGGAGGGTGACTCTGCGGCTCTGGACACGCAGCTGGCCCAGCAGCAGCACTCGTTCACAGGCTTCGCCAGACAGATGTGGGCCTACATCACCATCAAGCAGTTGTTCGCTGAAAG GTCTCTGGCTCCCACGGCTGTCAAGAAGAGGAAGATCACCCAGCGGATTCTGACGTTGGCCATGGAGCATCAGTTCGTCACTCCTCTCACCGCTATGCTGGTGGAGAGCGAGGACACCAAGGAGAGGCTGCTGGCCGACTCGCCGAAGGACCCCAAGCATGGCTGCTGCATGG GAGGAGGGGcatcaggaggaggaggctcgGCGTCCTCTGGTCCAGCTCCGGTGCGTGTGGTCTACCAGCCTCCACCGTGGGTACAGATGACCACTCCGGCGCCTGAGGGTATGCATGCGACGGGTCACGAAGAGTGGACCTTGCCTCCACAGGTTAATttag TGGATAACGACCCTCACTTCATCGTCCACCTGCCCACAAGCAACATGGACGTCTGCTTCAACATCGACTCCACACCCGGACACATCCTCAACCTGGTGACTGACAGTGGAACAG GTGTGGTGGTGAACGGTCAGTTGGTCGGCTCTAAGAACGTGCCCAAAAGCAAACTGAGCACCTACTTCGGCACCATCTCCGTCTACTACCAGCCTGAAGGAATCAGCGTGACCGTCGGCACCGACAGCATCGTCATGACTGACGGCAGCAGGAACCACTCCTTCACCTGGGGGTCCACGGCTGAGATCACACAGGATGG tgtgagGATTTCCATCGTGAAGAACTCTCGTGTTTCCatcatattaaataataatatccgGGTGATGGTGTTACTTCACCGTGTGTGGAAGAAAAATCCCGTCAATGTTGACTTCCTCGGCGTCTACATTCCCAACGACAATCAGTACTCCCCTCTGGTCCATGGACTCATAG GTCAGTTTTCCAGAGAGCCTGAGGTGAACGTGTACGACGTGCACGCAGGAGTCGACCCTCTGAAGAAGGAGGCCACCATGGAGGTGAAGGGCAACACGCTGCTCGTCACCAG GGGCTGGCAGAAGGATTACAGACGCGATAAGAAGCGCGGCTCGAGCATCTACTGCTGGTTCATACACAACAGTGGGAAGGGCTTCATCGACGGCCACTACACCGACTACATCGTCCCGAATCTCAACAGCTTCCTGCAGATGCCCTGA
- the kin gene encoding DNA/RNA-binding protein KIN17, which translates to MGKADFLSPKAIANRIKSKGLQKLRWYCQMCQKQCRDENGFKCHCMSESHQRQLLLASEDPNKFMDYFSDEFRSDFVELLSRRFGTKRVHNNIVYNEYISDREHVHMNSTQWETLTDFTKWLGREGYCKVDETPKGWYVQYIDRDPETIRRTEEQAKKKKQELDDEERSARFIEEQVRRGRDGKEIEETPVYTELKRESEEEKVAFNLGASSSVAGPSKSSSALGASALKAASAAASTKRKDTSSDTRGEKKKKSALEEIIEMEEKKRKKQQPVRTDYWLQPNIVVKVVTKRLGEKYHKKKAVIMEVRDKYGAVVKMIDSGDKLKLDQNHVETVIPAPGKRVLILNGPHRDIEALLEGIDEKNFSATLTLDSGQQKGKRVVVAYEDFSKLA; encoded by the exons ATGGGGAAAGCGGATTTTCTGTCCCCTAAGGCCATCGCCAACCGGATAAAGTCTAAAGGACTGCAGAAGTTGAGGTGGTATTGTCAGATGTGTCAGAAACAATGCAGAGATGAG AACGGCTTCAAATGTCACTGCATGTCAGAGTCCCACCAGAGACAGCTGCTGCTGGCCTCAGAGGACCCCAACAAGTTCATGGACTACTTCTCTGA TGAGTTCAGAAGCGACTTCGTGGAGCTGCTCAGCCGACGTTTTG GGACAAAGCGAGTGCACAACAATATCGTCTATAATGAATACATCAGCGACCGAGAGCACGTCCACATGAACTCCACACAATGGGAGACTCTCACTGACTTCACCAAGTGGCTGGGCAGAGAAG GTTACTGCAAGGTGGACGAGACCCCCAAAGGCTGGTACGTCCAGTACATCGACCGCGACCCGGAGACCATCCGCCGCACAGAGGAGCaggcgaagaagaagaagcaggagctGGACGACGAGGAGAGGAGCGCCAGGTTCATCGAGGAGCAGGTCCGCCGAGGCCGCGACGGCAAGGAGATAGAA GAAACTCCAGTTTACACGGAGCTGAAACGCGagagtgaagaagaaaaag TTGCTTTTAACCTGGGCGCCTCTTCATCTGTAGCCGGCCCTTCCAAATCAAG TTCTGCGCTGGGTGCTAGCGCCCTCaaagcagcatcagcagcagcatcaaccAAGAGGAAAGACACCAGTTCAGACACCagaggggagaagaagaagaaatcagCTCTGGAGGAGATCATAGAG atggaggagaagaagaggaagaagcagcagcCAGTCAGAACAGATTACTGGCTGCAGCCCAACATCGTGGTCAAAGTTGTCACCAAGAGACTGGGAGAGAAATACCACAAGAAGAAGGCTGTCATCATG GAGGTGCGAGACAAATATGGAGCCGTGGTGAAAATGATCGACTCCGGAGACAAACTGAAATTGGACCAGAATCATGTAGAGACGGTCATACCTGCACCAG GTAAACGTGTTCTGATCCTGAACGGTCCGCACAGAGACATCGAGGCTCTGCTGGAGGGAATAGACGAGAAGAACTTCAGCGCGACACTCACACTCGACTCG GGTCAACAGAAGGGGAAGAGAGTGGTCGTCGCCTACGAGGATTTCTCAAAACTGGCGTGA